One segment of Hippopotamus amphibius kiboko isolate mHipAmp2 chromosome 4, mHipAmp2.hap2, whole genome shotgun sequence DNA contains the following:
- the RBM25 gene encoding RNA-binding protein 25 isoform X2, translated as MSFPPHLNRPPMGIPALPPGIPPPQFPGFPPPVPPGTPMIPVPMSIMAPAPTVLVPTVSMVGKHLGARKDHPGLKTKENDENCGPTTTVFVGNISEKASDMLIRQLLAKCGLVLSWKRVQGASGKLQAFGFCEYKEPESTLRALRLLHDLQIGEKKLLVKVDAKTKAQLDEWKAKKKASNGNARPETVTNDDEEALDEETKRRDQMIKGAIEVLIREYSSELNAPSQESDSHPRKKKKEKKEDIFRRFPVAPLIPYPLITKEDINAIEMEEDKRDLISREISKFRDTHKKLEEEKGKKEKERQEIEKERRERERERERERERREREREREREREREKEKERERERERDRDRDRTKERDRDRDRERDRDRDRERSSDRNKDRSRSREKSRDREREREREREREREREREREREREREREREREREREKDKKRDREEDEEDAYERRKLERKLREKEAAYQERLKNWEIRERKKTREYEKEAEREEERRREMAKEAKRLKEFLEDYDDDRDDPKYYRGSALQKRLRDREKEMEADERDRKREKEELEEIRQRLLAEGHPDPDAELQRMEQEAERRRQPQIKQEPESEEEEEEKQEKEEKREEPMEEEEEPEQKPCLKPTLRPISSAPSVSSASGNATPNTPGDESPCGIIIPHENSPDQQQPEEHRPKIGLSLKLGASNSPGQPNSVKRKKLPVDSVFNKFEDEDSDDVPRKRKLVPLDYGEDDKNAAKGTVNTEEKRKHIKSLIEKIPTAKPELFAYPLDWSIVDSILMERRIRPWINKKIIEYIGEEEATLVDFVCSKVMAHSSPQSILDDVAMVLDEEAEVFIVKMWRLLIYETEAKKIGLVK; from the exons GTCTTAGTACCCACTGTGTCCATGGTTGGAAAACATTTGGGAGCACGAAAGGATCATCCAGGCTTGAAGactaaagaaaatgatgaaaactgTGGTCCCACAACTACAGTTTTTGTTGGCAACATTTCTGAAAAAGCCTCAGACATGCTTATAAGACAGCTCCTTGCT aaatgtggTTTGGTTTTGAGCTGGAAGAGAGTACAAGGCGCATCTGGAAAACTTCAAG CCTTCGGATTCTGTGAGTATAAGGAGCCTGAATCTACCCTCCGTGCACTCAGGTTGTTGCATGACCTGCAGATTGGCGAGAAGAAGCTACTTGTTAAAGTTGATGCTAAGACAAAGGCACAACTGGATGAatggaaagcaaagaagaaagcTTCTAATGGG aatgccAGGCCAGAAACTGTCACTAATGATGATGAAGAAGCcttagatgaagaaacaaagagaagagatCAGATGATCAAAGGGGCCATTGAAGTTTTAATACGGGAATATTCCAGTGAGCTCAATGCCCCCTCGCAAGAATCTGACTCTCACcccaggaagaagaagaaggaaaagaaggaagac ATTTTTCGCAGGTTTCCAGTGGCCCCCCTGATCCCTTATCCACTCATCACTAAG GAGGACATAAATGCTATAGAAATGGAAGAAGACAAAAGAGACCTGATATCCCGAGAGATCAGCAAATTCAGAGACACACACAAG AAactggaagaagagaaaggcaaaaaggaaaaagaaagacaggaaattGAGAAAGAacggagagaaagagagagggagcgTGAAAGGGAACGAGAAAGGCGAGAACGGGAacgagaaagggaaagagaacgTGAAcgagaaaaggagaaggaacggGAGCGGGAACGAGAACGGGATAGGGATCGTGACCGGACAAAAGAGAGAGATCGAGATCGGGATCGAGAGAGAGATCGGGACCGAGATCGAGAAAGGAGCTCAGATCGGAATAAGGATCGGAGTCGATCAAG agaaaagagcagagatCGTGAAAGGGAacgggagagggaaagagaaagagagagagaacgggAACGAGAAAGAGAacgagagcgagagagagaacgAGAAAGGGAACGGGAgcgtgagagagagaaagacaagaagCGGGACCGAGAAGAGGATGAAGAAGATGCATATGAACgaagaaaacttgaaagaaagCTCCGAGAGAAAGAGGCTGCTTATCAGGAG cgcCTTAAGAATTGGGAAATCCGAGAACGAAAGAAAACCCGGGAGTATGAGAAAGAGgctgaaagagaagaagaaagaagaagggaaatg GCAAAAGAAGCTAAACGACTAAAAGAATTCTTAGAAGATTATGATGACGATAGAGATGATCCCAAATATTACAG AGGAAGCGCTCTTCAGAAAAGATTGCGTGAtagggaaaaggaaatggaagcagATGAACGGgataggaagagagagaaggaagagctaGAGGAAATCAGGCAGCGCCTTCTGGCAGAAGGACATCCAGATCCAGATGCAGAGCTCCAGAGG aTGGAACAAGAGGCTGAGAGGCGCAGGCAGCCACAAATAAAGCAAGAACCAGaatcagaggaagaggaggaagaaaagcaagaaaaagaagaaaaacgaGAGGAACccatggaagaggaggaagagccagAGCAAAAGCCCTGTCTCAAACCAACTCTGAGGCCCATCAGTTCTGCCCCATCTGTTTCCTCTGCCAGTGGCAATGCAACTCCCAACACTCCTGGGGATGAGTCTCCCTGTGGTATTATTATTCCTCATGAAAATTCACCAGATCAGCAACAACCTGAGGAGCATAGGCCAAAAATAGGACTAAGTCTTAAACTGG GTGCTTCCAATAGTCCTGGTCAACCTAATTCTGTGAAGAGAAAGAAACTCCCCGTAGATAGTGTCTTTAACAAATTTGAGGATGAAGACAGTGATGATGTGCCCCGAAAAAGGAAACTGGTTCCCTTGGATTATGGTGAAGATGATAAAAATGCTGCCAAAGGCACTgtaaacactgaagaaaaacGCAAACACATTAAGAGTCTCATTGAAAAAATCCCTACAGCCAAACCTGAGCTCTTTGCTTATCCCCTGGATTGGTCTATTGTAGATTCT atattgATGGAACGACGAATTAGACCATGgattaataaaaaaatcatagaatatATAGGTGAAGAAGAAGCTACTTTagttgattttgtttgttctaag gttATGGCTCATAGTTCACCTCAGAGCATTTTAGATGATGTTGCCATG gtACTTGATGAAGAAGCAGAAGTTTTTATAGTCAAGATGTGGAGATTATTGATATATGAAACAGAAGCCAAGAAAATTGGTCTTGTGAAGTAA
- the RBM25 gene encoding RNA-binding protein 25 isoform X1, which produces MDRERKEGLCQLLWTAAVRMSFPPHLNRPPMGIPALPPGIPPPQFPGFPPPVPPGTPMIPVPMSIMAPAPTVLVPTVSMVGKHLGARKDHPGLKTKENDENCGPTTTVFVGNISEKASDMLIRQLLAKCGLVLSWKRVQGASGKLQAFGFCEYKEPESTLRALRLLHDLQIGEKKLLVKVDAKTKAQLDEWKAKKKASNGNARPETVTNDDEEALDEETKRRDQMIKGAIEVLIREYSSELNAPSQESDSHPRKKKKEKKEDIFRRFPVAPLIPYPLITKEDINAIEMEEDKRDLISREISKFRDTHKKLEEEKGKKEKERQEIEKERRERERERERERERREREREREREREREKEKERERERERDRDRDRTKERDRDRDRERDRDRDRERSSDRNKDRSRSREKSRDREREREREREREREREREREREREREREREREREREKDKKRDREEDEEDAYERRKLERKLREKEAAYQERLKNWEIRERKKTREYEKEAEREEERRREMAKEAKRLKEFLEDYDDDRDDPKYYRGSALQKRLRDREKEMEADERDRKREKEELEEIRQRLLAEGHPDPDAELQRMEQEAERRRQPQIKQEPESEEEEEEKQEKEEKREEPMEEEEEPEQKPCLKPTLRPISSAPSVSSASGNATPNTPGDESPCGIIIPHENSPDQQQPEEHRPKIGLSLKLGASNSPGQPNSVKRKKLPVDSVFNKFEDEDSDDVPRKRKLVPLDYGEDDKNAAKGTVNTEEKRKHIKSLIEKIPTAKPELFAYPLDWSIVDSILMERRIRPWINKKIIEYIGEEEATLVDFVCSKVMAHSSPQSILDDVAMVLDEEAEVFIVKMWRLLIYETEAKKIGLVK; this is translated from the exons GTCTTAGTACCCACTGTGTCCATGGTTGGAAAACATTTGGGAGCACGAAAGGATCATCCAGGCTTGAAGactaaagaaaatgatgaaaactgTGGTCCCACAACTACAGTTTTTGTTGGCAACATTTCTGAAAAAGCCTCAGACATGCTTATAAGACAGCTCCTTGCT aaatgtggTTTGGTTTTGAGCTGGAAGAGAGTACAAGGCGCATCTGGAAAACTTCAAG CCTTCGGATTCTGTGAGTATAAGGAGCCTGAATCTACCCTCCGTGCACTCAGGTTGTTGCATGACCTGCAGATTGGCGAGAAGAAGCTACTTGTTAAAGTTGATGCTAAGACAAAGGCACAACTGGATGAatggaaagcaaagaagaaagcTTCTAATGGG aatgccAGGCCAGAAACTGTCACTAATGATGATGAAGAAGCcttagatgaagaaacaaagagaagagatCAGATGATCAAAGGGGCCATTGAAGTTTTAATACGGGAATATTCCAGTGAGCTCAATGCCCCCTCGCAAGAATCTGACTCTCACcccaggaagaagaagaaggaaaagaaggaagac ATTTTTCGCAGGTTTCCAGTGGCCCCCCTGATCCCTTATCCACTCATCACTAAG GAGGACATAAATGCTATAGAAATGGAAGAAGACAAAAGAGACCTGATATCCCGAGAGATCAGCAAATTCAGAGACACACACAAG AAactggaagaagagaaaggcaaaaaggaaaaagaaagacaggaaattGAGAAAGAacggagagaaagagagagggagcgTGAAAGGGAACGAGAAAGGCGAGAACGGGAacgagaaagggaaagagaacgTGAAcgagaaaaggagaaggaacggGAGCGGGAACGAGAACGGGATAGGGATCGTGACCGGACAAAAGAGAGAGATCGAGATCGGGATCGAGAGAGAGATCGGGACCGAGATCGAGAAAGGAGCTCAGATCGGAATAAGGATCGGAGTCGATCAAG agaaaagagcagagatCGTGAAAGGGAacgggagagggaaagagaaagagagagagaacgggAACGAGAAAGAGAacgagagcgagagagagaacgAGAAAGGGAACGGGAgcgtgagagagagaaagacaagaagCGGGACCGAGAAGAGGATGAAGAAGATGCATATGAACgaagaaaacttgaaagaaagCTCCGAGAGAAAGAGGCTGCTTATCAGGAG cgcCTTAAGAATTGGGAAATCCGAGAACGAAAGAAAACCCGGGAGTATGAGAAAGAGgctgaaagagaagaagaaagaagaagggaaatg GCAAAAGAAGCTAAACGACTAAAAGAATTCTTAGAAGATTATGATGACGATAGAGATGATCCCAAATATTACAG AGGAAGCGCTCTTCAGAAAAGATTGCGTGAtagggaaaaggaaatggaagcagATGAACGGgataggaagagagagaaggaagagctaGAGGAAATCAGGCAGCGCCTTCTGGCAGAAGGACATCCAGATCCAGATGCAGAGCTCCAGAGG aTGGAACAAGAGGCTGAGAGGCGCAGGCAGCCACAAATAAAGCAAGAACCAGaatcagaggaagaggaggaagaaaagcaagaaaaagaagaaaaacgaGAGGAACccatggaagaggaggaagagccagAGCAAAAGCCCTGTCTCAAACCAACTCTGAGGCCCATCAGTTCTGCCCCATCTGTTTCCTCTGCCAGTGGCAATGCAACTCCCAACACTCCTGGGGATGAGTCTCCCTGTGGTATTATTATTCCTCATGAAAATTCACCAGATCAGCAACAACCTGAGGAGCATAGGCCAAAAATAGGACTAAGTCTTAAACTGG GTGCTTCCAATAGTCCTGGTCAACCTAATTCTGTGAAGAGAAAGAAACTCCCCGTAGATAGTGTCTTTAACAAATTTGAGGATGAAGACAGTGATGATGTGCCCCGAAAAAGGAAACTGGTTCCCTTGGATTATGGTGAAGATGATAAAAATGCTGCCAAAGGCACTgtaaacactgaagaaaaacGCAAACACATTAAGAGTCTCATTGAAAAAATCCCTACAGCCAAACCTGAGCTCTTTGCTTATCCCCTGGATTGGTCTATTGTAGATTCT atattgATGGAACGACGAATTAGACCATGgattaataaaaaaatcatagaatatATAGGTGAAGAAGAAGCTACTTTagttgattttgtttgttctaag gttATGGCTCATAGTTCACCTCAGAGCATTTTAGATGATGTTGCCATG gtACTTGATGAAGAAGCAGAAGTTTTTATAGTCAAGATGTGGAGATTATTGATATATGAAACAGAAGCCAAGAAAATTGGTCTTGTGAAGTAA